The genome window taatttatttggtgggaaatgaagatatacaatttttatgttaaaaagtgaaataacaaaaaaaagtatactaagaatatatgattatgaaaaagcatattatttattgtaataaatatttgggGGCGGACAAAAGTTTTGTATTAGGTTTTCGATTTTACAGTAATAACACATATGATGAAAAGGAagtaaatttttttgataatttaaatgataaatggTGGGGTGGAaaagaatatgaaaataaatgtaatgttaaaaatgtccataacattttaaacaaaatattaggaaaaaatatatatagtttaCACGATTATAATAAGCATAGatttgattttattttaaaaaattatgaatttttattttatgaaaaaataaaaaaagaaaagccACAAATAGATATCAACATTTTGGATGTTGGATGTGGTGGCGGTATTTTATGTGagtatattcaaaataatattttttattttttattgaaaaatataaataatcccaaattaaaaaaaataaatgtaaacaTAGAAGGTATTGATGTGTCAAGTAAATTGATTGAATTATCAAAAAGACGATTATAtgaaagaaaagaaaaaaataatatttgttataatttgaaaaatgaaatgaatataaaaaaaaatgatcaAACTGATGTATCTACAGAGACAAATCAAGAAAgtgaacaaaatatttatataatcaatAAGACtattgtaaatataaatttaaaatataaaaattgtgatATATCTGATTTAgtatattcaaataatttggagaaaaaaaaatacgaTATTATTACTTCATCCGAAGTGCTTGAACATATAcctaataataaaaaagatcATTTCATAAATTGTATAAGTAAAATATGCAATCCAATGTCACTTGTTGTTTTTAcaacaataaataaaaacactatctcttatttatattcaattGTTTTAGCAGAATATATCACAAAAATGATACCGAAAGTATAAACACATAATACCTGActaatgcatatatatatgttatacTTCTTTACATATACACAcatcatatatatcatgCATATTTGTgttttcaatttttatttttagggAACTCATAATTATGATTACTTTATTGAAGAAAACGAACTAAACAATATGTGCAAACAATTTGAgctttataatttaaacacagaatatgttatatatattccaaTAATAAggaattattttaaaacaaacaaactgaaattgttatatatgacatcatttgtttataaaaataatgaagaataAGAAAATGTTGTTAATTACCATTCAAGCACCCATAcattcatatatacataaatattgcTTAGGCGATGTTGTAATATAATTACgtattcattatttgtgaaacgtaatattttttttgtatttctGCATATGAACAGTATGAAAAATGTACGAATAGATTTAACTATTATATTagtgttattttttttgtatatatggtaaattaataatttactGAACAGCTATGAAAAGGAAAGATAAACAAtttgatataaattttttaaaaaaaatttagtaATATTGTAATagacaataataataaatggcgaaaattatttccttTATTGGAAATTACAACATCTCTATACTAtccaaaataaaatattaaaatttaataacaattatataaaaaaatgtatatataataatatatttatattgatataaattttacaatttttcttaaaaatattcaagttcttttttttgttttaaaaaaaacacctaaaattttaattatatttcattCATTACATTTTTGAGTTacgtattttttatatccatctagctttttttttttttttttttttcaaatatttttttttattttactaaaataaattttatgtatatttccGAAATATGAAGAATAGTATAATTGTTAAAtgaatgaataaaatattggaaaacataaaaaaaggaatttgatatatttatgtaaatgcatgtatgtatgtatgtatggAATATTGAGAGAATGAAGTTTGTAtttttgtgaaaaaaataatataaaactgATTATGATATAccacaaaaataaataaaatacagaAGTGGAAAATGTGGCCAATtgcaattttattatttggtGGGGGGGTTTTATTAGCAAAGAAAGGAatgaattatatgaaaaatcaGAAAGTTGGATTAAAcaagaattttttttttccatcaagtttaaacaaaaatttaagtaatgtatttttaaaaccTGATATGAAAGGATTTGAAAGAACAATGTCAAGATCTGAAgcatacaaaatattaaatatcaATCCAACAACAAATAGAGATAGAATCAGAGAAGTTCACAAACAACTGATGTTAAAAAATCACCCTGACAATGGAGGtatcataaataatagtaaaatGTGAATGTAGTTTATTCACATACtgttttttcttcatttttgctttttcttttttttccatttttatacGCAGGTTCCACATACATAGCGGCAAAGGTAAATGAGGCAAAGGACATTTTGTTGAAATAGTAAAACAATATcgaatattatattatttttttttaaaatgaaaGATAAGTAAAATTGGGAACAAATACTCGAAATAggaataataacaataataaacgAACGCCAGAGGAAAATCATTTAATAGTTTTGTCTGAAAAGTTGTTATGCTAATTACTatagttatattttatagcatatatttttatgattatatatttttctccAAATATTGGAGAAGTGCCCACATAATGCATGTATTATTCGAATAAGAATATAAGTATgacaattaaaaaaatatatatttatattgaatattcttagaaaatttatattacttTTCGAAATGTGTGCAAAAGTAATTTAGCTTTTGCCGCGATTTCTCacattttttctatttttttctcattttttctattttttttttcactttttttcGTACAATACGCGAGATTTCGTTGCGGAAAATGCACGAATATACGAACTTTGgaaaaaattcataatttaaaaaaaaaatttaaggaaaatgcaatatatttttcttataaaaattatagtaTTAACGAATCGATGtagtatataataatatgctCTCATTAATATGTCTTATCCTGTATATATGTTCTTAGTATTCATTTGCTGATAAACTAAAAGAATTATGTTTTGATATAAATggatattaatttatattttattattttgaaatgCAAAAGTTATACTCAAAGAATTTGAGTGTAGAAGAGCTTGCTGGgcttataaaaaatgaacaaataaaatgtgaacatttaaaaaaagaaaatgaaaaaattaaagaacaaaattttaaaattaaagaaaaattattaagtTATGTTGAATGTGACTTCACATGtgaaaataatcaaaattataatttagaaaaatataatataatattggaATCAATCATAgactatataaataaattaaaagcAGTCGATAAATACatgaaaaatgatatatatgatttatttgaggaatttttttattgcatAAAGGAAGTAATCCTTAAACAAAACAATTTATGGTATTTTACATAATTATACTAActattgtaaatatatgcatgtgtatattattttacaaaatagtACCAAAGTGTAAATGGATTAGACAGCTGTTtaagttttaaaaaattgccATTTTCCaccttttttttcatcttttttgttcatttttttatttttcatggTGAGAAGCCACCTGGTGAAAAATGACATGTTATATTTCAATGTTCCAGAAAAGAGTGAATTGTTTcgaaaaaatttattaacattgaggaaaataaatgaacATAATAGTATATTGAGGGCTcgtatttttcttttcaacaaatttaaggaaaaaaatgaaaactTAATCCACGCGAATTTTGAGCAATTAGagttaaaatataaaaacttaAAAGGAAAGGAAAGTATTTTAGAAAGCAAAATTGAAAACCTCAAcaacaaaataaagaaatcaATAGAGGTAACTGAAAGtgaaaacataaaaaaaatgaagatttataacaattttaataaaacaaacatacatgtatatatatagacacatacatttgaaatatattcgTGTTTTAAATCATCGCATTGATTAttctctattttttttgtttctttaaaaatataaatatgtataggCATGTTTGACTACATTTGTATTAATAGGATATTCTTAATTCATTTGAATTCTTTTTATTAGAAAAAGCTGCATTAtgacgaaaaaaaaaactatttaaaaaaattattggaGGATAAAATACTAATGCTTGAAGAATCATACaacgaaataaaaaaaaaaaaaaaacttataaataatttaaaagtaaaaaaagaagagtCAGTTAAAAAGTTTAATCTAGCTGAAACTGGAAACGTAGCAAAAGGTGTCATCGAAGAGTATCACTATAAAAGGgaacatttaaaaaagttgAACGAAATGGTAAGATGAAAAAACTACTAGTGTATGATTTGTTTCGATTTTTAGCTAGCTTAATTTGGagggaataaaaaaaaaatatatatatatattatgaacgTTCATGTCTTTTgatatgttatttttttttttttcacaattactattattaccatattttttattccaaCTTTTAGCTAGAAGAAGTGAAGCGTAAATATGAGTGCTTAAACAAaggttaataaaaaaggtaaatatttgttttaaaaatttcaaaaatgTTTTAGTTTGCgcattattaaaaaagaataaaaagacgaagaaaaagaataaaataatatgaacaggaataaatatttactaCTTTCATACAAACGAATTGTGTATGTGCATATGtatactaatatatatctccatgttcatatttatttctacATAATGTGAATGTATGCAGTTTTGTGAAttcaaacaaaatataatatgaactaaaaaagaaaaataattaaataatgaaaatgtgtaaaaaaagaaaaaaaaaatggattaAGCAAACCGTTGTcacaaataattatgttcATGCGCCAAACACGAAGCAAGTCTTGTTATTTGCAAACAGGGAATGTTCAAATGTTGccatgtatgtatatatatatgtatgccAAAACAATTATTGCGTGCATTTTTTTggcttttaaaaattaaaatgtttttgGAACCAGGGGTGCTTTTTGAGGTCGCTAAAGCAATGCCTTCTCTTTGAGCAtagctaaaaaaaatgaaaaaaaaataaaaaagttaaaaaaataatgtaagATAAGGAAAATGTGTGCATAGGAGTGCATCGAATTTGGATACGAATGTATAACATTAGGTTGCGTAAATGAAAAggtcaaaaaatatatgcttTTTTGTATGACTTGTTCATGCATATTACTTCATaacaaaaattttttaattcaaaGGAAACAAAATGCGGGAAAAAGAAATTTGTATTGTGTATCTGTTCGTACATTCCCTCCTGAAAAatgtgtaaaaataaaaatgaagtaAAGAAAACACTAAACAAAACAATGATAGAAAAacaatattgttttatataagcAAATACAGTGATAAAAATTTCAGATCAAATTATTCATTCATTTTTCATACAATTTTGTTGGAATAGtaagtattatattttgtgcACATTTCGTAGATTAGGGTTGCCAGGCAAAAAAAGTCAAATTCATAATCGTTTTCATctgaaatagaaaaataaaaaaaattataggcataaaaaattggaaaCAAACATAGAGATGCAGAGAGttagatatatatacattgaCTTACTTGCATCTATATTagaaaaatcaaaattaaagacttttattattccgTGCTTATATAtgtcaaaatatttattaatatttttatttttctcattCAAAATTTGCACTAATTCTTCCTtggtatttttttgaagtAATATTATGTTAGAAAACAATCCTAAGGGATAAgttaaaatgaataaaaatgaaaaaaataaaataaaggaaAAGTTAACTAAAACAACAGaataatatttgaaaaCAATTTGATTGATCATTTATATAGTGtggataatatttttctttttttataccaTGAAATATGACAAAATTTGTGTGCATATATTCCAACAAATCTATAAGTTGATATGCATATGAagcaataatattttcttcaatcGGAGCAGTATatgattttaaaatattcccgcgtatattttcaaaaaatagatatagtttatttttgtcAGCTGCTTTACCTTTATATggcaaaatatttatatgtctAAGCCttttatgaaataatatattattagcAACTGTATCATTGCCATTTTGACTATTAAGATATATTGAATCAACAACATTTACAATAAATGACGAGTTTTGATCTTTTAATTTGCATCTATATAAAGTAGATAGCCcaaaaaaacacaaatgattattttctataactatattatttgtatctatatttatattatcattataatttattgtaTTAACTTGTAAAGAATTAGAATCATGATTCTCATCAAAATagttgttattattattagatatatttttatcataattatttatatttgtatattggttatcattt of Plasmodium berghei ANKA genome assembly, chromosome: 6 contains these proteins:
- a CDS encoding ubiquinone biosynthesis O-methyltransferase, putative, translated to MKKHIIYCNKYLGADKSFVLGFRFYSNNTYDEKEVNFFDNLNDKWWGGKEYENKCNVKNVHNILNKILGKNIYSLHDYNKHRFDFILKNYEFLFYEKIKKEKPQIDINILDVGCGGGILCEYIQNNIFYFLLKNINNPKLKKINVNIEGIDVSSKLIELSKRRLYERKEKNNICYNLKNEMNIKKNDQTDVSTETNQESEQNIYIINKTIVNINLKYKNCDISDLVYSNNLEKKKYDIITSSEVLEHIPNNKKDHFINCISKICNPMSLVVFTTINKNTISYLYSIVLAEYITKMIPKGTHNYDYFIEENELNNMCKQFELYNLNTEYVIYIPIIRNYFKTNKLKLLYMTSFVYKNNEE
- a CDS encoding mitochondrial import inner membrane translocase subunit TIM14, putative produces the protein MWPIAILLFGGGVLLAKKGMNYMKNQKVGLNKNFFFPSSLNKNLSNVFLKPDMKGFERTMSRSEAYKILNINPTTNRDRIREVHKQLMLKNHPDNGGSTYIAAKVNEAKDILLK